Proteins encoded in a region of the Rhizophagus irregularis chromosome 24, complete sequence genome:
- a CDS encoding T-complex protein 1 subunit gamma: MQAPVIVMNTNVEREVGRKAQISNITAAKTVADVIRTCLGPRSMLKMLLDPMGGVVLTNDGNAILREVEVAHPAAKSMIELSRTQDEEVGDGTTSVIILAGEVLAQALPYLEQNIHPIVIISAFKRALEDAIKIIDEISKPLDVENQDEMFNLVKGSIGTKFASRWSDLMCKLSLDAVRIVSKDDDGKREIDIKRYAKVEKVPGGEIEDSKVLDGIMVNKDVTHSNMRRRIENPRIVLLDCPLEYKKGESQTSAEVMDENHWNRLLQIEEEQIKEMCDAIISVKPDLVFTEKGVSDLAQHFLTKANISAIRRVRKTDNNRIARAVGATIVNRLDDLKEEDVGTGCGLFSVEKIGDEYFTFLTKCKNPKACTILLRGPSKDILNEIERNLQDAMSVSRNVFFNPSLAPGGGATEMAISVKLAENSKKLVGIEQWPYKAVAEAMEVIPRTLIQNCGGNPIKVLTELRAKHATGNHSWGIDGEAGTVIDMQEYGIWEPNAVKVQTIKTAIESACLLLRVDDIVSGVSKKKSGGAPASAPDAESAEVDEKAQ, encoded by the exons ATGCAGGCACCAGTGATTGTTATGa aTACTAATGTGGAACGGGAAGTTGGAAGAAAAGCCCAAATATCCAATATCACAGCGGCTAAG ACCGTTGCCGACGTTATTCGTACCTGTCTTGGACCTCGTTCTATGCTCAAAATGCTTCTTGATCCAATGGGTGGAGTTGTACTCACAAATGATGGTAACGCTATTCTTCGTGAAGTTGAAGTAGCGCATCCAGCAGCGAAGAGTATGATTGAGTTGAGCCGAACACAAGATGAAGAAGTCGGAGATGGTACCACTAGTGTTATAATTTTGg CCGGAGAAGTGCTTGCACAAGCATTACCTTATCTTGAACAAAATATCCATCCGATCGTCATTATATCAGCTTTTAAAAGGGCTCTTGAAGAtgctattaaaataattgatgaaatttcaAAACCGTTAGATGTTGAAAACCAAGatgaaatgtttaatttagttaaAGGTTCTATTGGTACAAAATTTGCGAGTCGTTGGAGTGATTTAATGTGTAAATTGTCTTTAGATGCTGTTAGAATAGTATCTAAAGATGATGATGGAAAACGcgaaattgatataaaaagaTATGCTAAAGTTGAAAAG GTTCCTGGTGGGGAAATTGAAGATTCCAAAGTACTGGATGGTATTATGGTGAATAAAGATGTTACTCATTCTAACATGCGCCGTCGTATTGAAAATCCTCGTATAGTTCTTTTGGATTGTCCAttggaatataaaaaaggagAATCTCAAACATCAGCAGAGGTTATGGATGAAAATCATTGGAATAGACTATTACAGATTGAAGAAGAACAAATAAAGGAGATGTGTGATGCAATAATTTCAGTTAAACCTGACCTTGTATTCACAGAAAAAGGTGTTTCTG ATCTTGCACAACATTTTTTGACAAAGGCAAATATTTCCGCTATTCGCCGTGTTCGTAAAACTGATAATAATCGTATTGCTCGTGCTGTGGGCGCTACTATAGTGAATCGTTTAGATGATTTAAAAGAGGAAGATGTTGGCACAGGGTGTGGCTTATTCTCCGTTGAAAAGATCGGTGACGA atattttactTTTCTCACAAAATGCAAAAATCCGAAGGCATGTACAATCCTGCTTCGTGGTCCATCTAAAGATATTCTCAATGAAATAGAACGTAATCTTCAAGATGCCATGAGTGTTTCTAGGAATGTATTCTTTAACCCATCATTAGCTCCTGGAGGGGGAGCTACGGAGATGGCTATAAGTGTGAAACTAGCTgaaaactcaaaaaaattaGTGGGAATAGAACAATGGCCTTACAAGGCAGTTGCAGAAGCCATGGAGGTTATTCCAAGGACTTTGATTCAAAATTGTGGTGGAAATCCTATTAAAGTTTTAACAGAATTGAGg GCTAAACATGCTACGGGAAATCATTCGTGGGGTATTGATGGAGAAGCCGGTACAGTTATCGACATGCAAGAATATGGTATTTGGGAGCCAAATGCTGTAAAAGTGCAAACCATTAAGACAGCAATTGag tctGCATGCCTGCTCCTACGCGTTGATGATATTGTTTCTGGCGTGTCAAAGAAAAA